The proteins below come from a single Vitis vinifera cultivar Pinot Noir 40024 chromosome 9, ASM3070453v1 genomic window:
- the LOC100266263 gene encoding 26.5 kDa heat shock protein, mitochondrial: protein MALARLALRSLQQRVPSSSSSSLLSPSLSERALTGQRWGPEIVKRFSATPDAASDKPSGEKTEVAVSEGDRKPKLFPRKQRKRSLWRNNRNDFVPSLNELFPPSIGNALMQATQHMNRLLENLAPSRLIGRLKEQDQCYKLRYEMPGLTKEDVKISVEDGILSIRGEHKEEEEEGSDDEHWSATSYGYYDTSLLLPTDAKIEEIKAELKDGVLTIIIPRNEKKGKDVKEVQIQ from the exons ATGGCCTTGGCTCGTTTGGCTTTGAGGAGTCTGCAGCAGAGGgttccctcttcttcttcttcttctttgctgAGCCCTAGTCTCAGTGAGAGAGCTCTGACTGGACAGAGGTGGGGGCCGGAGATTGTGAAGAGGTTCTCGGCAACGCCTGATGCTGCCTCTGACAAGCCATCTGGTGAGAAAACAGAGGTTGCTGTTTCTGAAGGTGACAGAAAGCCCAAGCTCTTCCCCAGGAAGCAGAGGAAGAGGAGCCTTTGGAGGAACAATAGAAACGATTTTGTCCCTTCCCTGAATG AGTTGTTCCCTCCAAGCATAGGAAATGCCCTGATGCAAGCAACCCAACACATGAACAGGCTACTTGAGAATTTAGCACCTTCACGTCTGATAGGCAGATTAAAAGAGCAGGACCAGTGCTACAAACTCCGCTACGAAATGCCCGGATTGACCAAAGAGGATGTGAAGATCTCAGTTGAAGATGGGATCTTATCCATAAGAGGAGAGCacaaggaggaggaggaagaaggcTCAGATGATGAGCATTGGTCAGCTACAAGCTATGGGTACTATGACACGAGCCTCTTGTTGCCTACCGATGCCAAAATTGAAGAAATCAAAGCTGAGCTGAAGGATGGTGTCCTCACCATCATTATACCCAGGAATGAAAAGAAGGGGAAAGATGTGAAGGAGGTTCAGATCCAGTAA
- the LOC104880261 gene encoding uncharacterized protein LOC104880261 gives MESSRSIYCYLYFGGEIENGFNGSIDYKGGCTSGIIVNQGTSHAEFVLKACTKLQIDPSGLSFKYTLKFDPSVLLPLDDDDAVNSMVLFSDGFSRVYIVRACTEVEQGVADGQGTPANVESHPVLRACREETELGVVDGQSTLVNVENHSASTPSSSQGMNDDYTIQKHGLASRCTKFEADPPASSTSENAILGSGQSFANADEFRNALYLMSLAGRFRYKFKRNCPRYVSVCCAVDGCTWKIAACGVKGTKMMRVYTFQNNHNHSIHEDSSPLPTVRLCKLAVLTNDVIKATPDCMPRQICKDFERQHGIRMTYGQAWQYREKVKERIFGLSDNSYKLLPWLCAQLTKSNPGTIAEWTSSDEGNFMQLFVAYGACVHGFLTGCRPIISIDSSELGGLHKGTLLSASAYDGDDNMFLIAYAIVSSKTYDDWLWFFQKLKQLVGKMEVVIISDMHLDIVRSVAEVFGVENHIYCYQHLKESFSCQLTKKNTKGRKGKEDALMFLDAIAYTRLQIDYIRAMENLRRYSANLAKWIEDSGPEHWALSKFSKKRWDKMNTNLAGLFDDLINEDQHHSIFNFVVKHMEKLASLLIECKAATQSWKRFISPKIEDKVLLNIAKAEAFTVIPYTDTFKVKTRDRSHCVDLKQHTCTCSAWQMLGIPCEHACAVIQMMNQDVYGFVEEWFHLPKQEMIYSGILHPLDFDNMPTVDSDGNVKDQNGVTYASLDPPTMKRRIGRPPHQRNKFQFREKGTVFCSHCNGAGHNCTTCKNPTT, from the exons ATGGAAAGCAGCAGATCAATATATTGTTACCTTTACTTTGGAGGGGAGATTGAAAATGGCTTTAATGGTTCCATTGATTACAAGGGTGGATGTACTAGTGGCATAATTGTCAATCAAGGAACATCACATGCTGAATTTGTCTTGAAGGCATGTACGAAACTTCAAATTGACCCATCCGGTTTATCATTTAAGTATACCCTAAAATTTGACCCATCTGTACTCCTACCGTTGGACGATGATGATGCTGTAAATAGCATGGTCCTCTTTAGTGATGGTTTCTCGCGTGTCTATATAGTTCGAGCTTGTACAGAAGTAGAGCAAGGAGTTGCAGATGGACAAGGCACTCC TGCAAATGTGGAAAGTCATCCTGTCCTTAGAGCTTGTAGAGAGGAAACAGAGCTAGGAGTTGTGGATGGACAAAGCACTCT TGTTAATGTGGAAAATCATTCTGCATCAACACCATCATCATCTCAAGGCATGAATGATGATTATACAATTCAGAAACATGGGTTGGCATCAAGATGTACAAAGTTTGAAGCAGATCCACCAGCTTCAAGTACCTCTGAGAATGCCATATTGGGTAGTGGGCAGAGCTTTGCAAATGCTGATGAATTCCGGAATGCATTATATCTTATGTCCTTAGCTGGACGATTCAGGTACAAATTTAAAAGGAATTGTCCCCGTTATGTCAGTGTGTGTTGTGCAGTTGATGGATGCACTTGGAAAATAGCTGCTTGTGGTGTCAAGGGTACCAAAATGATGAGAGtgtacacatttcaaaataatcataacCACTCTATACACGAGGACTCTTCACCACTTCCTACAGTACGATTATGCAAGCTGGCGGTTCTAACTAATGACGTGATAAAGGCTACTCCTGATTGTATGCCCCGTCAAATCTGTAAGGACTTTGAAAGACAACATGGAATAAGAATGACCTATGGTCAAGCTTGGCAGTATAGAGAGAAGGTGAAAGAGAGAATCTTTGGTCTTTCAGACAACTCATATAAGCTGTTGCCATGGTTGTGCGCACAGTTAACAAAATCTAATCCTGGGACAATTGCAGAATGGACTTCTTCGGATGAGGGCAATTTTATGCAATTGTTCGTTGCATATGGAGCTTGCGTGCATGGGTTTTTGACAGGGTGTCGACCAATTATATCTATTGATTCATCAGAATTGGGTGGCCTACACAAGGGAACTTTGCTTTCAGCCTCAGCATATGATGGTGATGACAATATGTTTCTAATTGCATATGCCATTGTAAGCTCAAAAACTTATGATGACTGGTTATGGTTCTTTCAAAAGTTAAAGCAATTAGTTGGTAAAATGGAGGTGGTCATTATTTCTGATATGCACCTTGACATTGTTAGGAGTGTTGCAGAGGTGTTTGGAGTTGAAAATCATATATATTGCTATCAGCATCTAAAGGAGAGCTTCAGCTGCCAGTTAACAAAGAAGAACACTAAAGGAAGGAAAGGCAAAGAAGATGCACTGATGTTCCTTGATGCCATTGCCTATACAAGGTTACAAATTGATTACATTCGTGCCATGGAGAACTTGAGGAGATATAGTGCTAACTTGGCCAAGTGGATTGAAGATAGCGGTCCTGAACATTGGGCATTGTCTAAATTCTCTAAAAAGCGTTGGGATAAAATGAATACTAATCTTGCCGGATTGTTTGATGACTTGATCAATGAGGATCAGCATCACAGCATATTTAACTTTGTTGTCAAACACATGGAGAAGCTAGCCTCTTTGCTAATTGAATGTAAAGCAGCAACACAGAGTTGGAAGAGATTCATTAGCCCAAAAATTGAGGATAAAGTCTTGCTAAACATTGCCAAAGCTGAAGCATTTACAGTTATTCCCTACACAGATACATTTAAGGTCAAAACTAGAGATAGAAGTCATTGTGTTGACTTGAAGCAACATACCTGTACTTGCTCAGCTTGGCAGATGTTAGGAATCCCATGCGAACATGCATGTGCAGTCATACAGATGATGAACCAAGACGTTTATGGATTTGTTGAAGAGTGGTTCCACTTGCCAAAGCAAGAAATGATTTACTCTGGCATATTGCATCCACTTGATTTTGACAACATGCCAACAGTTGATTCTGATGGAAATGTGAAAGACCAAAATGGTGTCACATATGCTTCTCTTGATCCTCCTACCATGAAACGCCGTATTGGGAGACCCCCACACCAGCGAAACAAATTCCAGTTCAGGGAAAAAGGAACTGTATTTTGTTCTCACTGCAACGGGGCTGGACACAATTGTACTACCTGCAAGAATCCAACTACTTGA